One Glycine max cultivar Williams 82 chromosome 3, Glycine_max_v4.0, whole genome shotgun sequence DNA window includes the following coding sequences:
- the LOC100783834 gene encoding Protein CANDIDATE G-PROTEIN COUPLED RECEPTOR 2-like: protein MVPQSVITQVSDSSGVNAISNVSSGHGFYDWLFECHGFWHNATLNIPSFLFVFYLALQARHSLLKLSLARSYIIISYNLCLWLITLLNLAWCFLQAWECTSGRKLTWNLLSLFTTSGMLFLEVSLLAFLFQGNNAGGLDAMKRTFGISTLVVGLDILLKAIYLFVFGIPLFVDSNEHTHGKWNLWVVHKLLLTAVYGFIMFIYHSGWKETLPAKIAFYKYVAIMFIFNAIATLACGLAGTGAAFAFWLYRVTVVFYHAFYLPFLYTTFLADFFQEENFHLENVYYSEMKDAGFFDTDWE, encoded by the exons ATGGTTCCACAGTCAGTGATAACGCAAGTCTCCGATTCAAGTGGCGTGAATGCGATATCAAACGTTTCTTCTGGCCACGGATTCTACGATTGGTTGTTCGAATGTCACGGGTTCTGGCACAATGCCACTCTCAACATCCCCTCGTTCCTCTTCGTCTTCTACTTGGCACTTCAAGCCAGGCACAGCTTACTCAAACTCTCCCTTGCGCGCTCCTATATAATCATTTCATATAACCTTTGCCTCTGGCTCATTACTCTGCTCAATCTCGCTTGGTGCTTTCTCCAG GCATGGGAGTGCACGTCTGGGAGAAAGTTGACATGGAACCTGTTATCCTTGTTCACTACTTCCGGAATGCTGTTTTTGGAAGTGAGCTTGCTGGCTTTtttatttcaaggaaataatgCAGGCGGCTTAGATGCAATGAAACGAACTTTTGGTATCTCAACGCTCGTTGTTGGCTTGGATATACTGTTGAAG gCAATATATCTATTTGTATTTGGGATTCCATTATTCGTCGACAGCAATGAACATACTCATGGGAAGTGGAACTTGTGGGTTGTCCACAAGCTGTTGCTCACTGCTGTTTATGGCTTCATAATGTTTATATACCATTCCGGATGGAAAGAAACGTTGCCTG CAAAAATTGCCTTTTACAAGTATGTTGCAATTATGTTCATTTTTAATGCGATTGCGACACTTGCTTGTGGCCTTGCTGGAACTGGTGCTGCGTTTGCTTTCTG GCTGTATCGTGTCACGGTTGTCTTCTACCATGCATTTTATCTTCCTTTTTTGTATACAACATTCCTAGCAGACTTTTTTCAG gaGGAAAATTTCCATTTGGAAAATGTGTATTATTCCGAGATGAAAGATGCAGGTTTCTTTGACACGGACTGGGAGTGA
- the LOC100783834 gene encoding protein CANDIDATE G-PROTEIN COUPLED RECEPTOR 2-like isoform X1 yields the protein MVPQSVITQVSDSSGVNAISNVSSGHGFYDWLFECHGFWHNATLNIPSFLFVFYLALQARHSLLKLSLARSYIIISYNLCLWLITLLNLAWCFLQAWECTSGRKLTWNLLSLFTTSGMLFLEVSLLAFLFQGNNAGGLDAMKRTFGISTLVVGLDILLKQKLPFTSMLQLCSFLMRLRHLLVALLELVLRLLSGCIVSRLSSTMHFIFLFCIQHS from the exons ATGGTTCCACAGTCAGTGATAACGCAAGTCTCCGATTCAAGTGGCGTGAATGCGATATCAAACGTTTCTTCTGGCCACGGATTCTACGATTGGTTGTTCGAATGTCACGGGTTCTGGCACAATGCCACTCTCAACATCCCCTCGTTCCTCTTCGTCTTCTACTTGGCACTTCAAGCCAGGCACAGCTTACTCAAACTCTCCCTTGCGCGCTCCTATATAATCATTTCATATAACCTTTGCCTCTGGCTCATTACTCTGCTCAATCTCGCTTGGTGCTTTCTCCAG GCATGGGAGTGCACGTCTGGGAGAAAGTTGACATGGAACCTGTTATCCTTGTTCACTACTTCCGGAATGCTGTTTTTGGAAGTGAGCTTGCTGGCTTTtttatttcaaggaaataatgCAGGCGGCTTAGATGCAATGAAACGAACTTTTGGTATCTCAACGCTCGTTGTTGGCTTGGATATACTGTTGAAG CAAAAATTGCCTTTTACAAGTATGTTGCAATTATGTTCATTTTTAATGCGATTGCGACACTTGCTTGTGGCCTTGCTGGAACTGGTGCTGCGTTTGCTTTCTG GCTGTATCGTGTCACGGTTGTCTTCTACCATGCATTTTATCTTCCTTTTTTGTATACAACATTCCTAG